From Pedosphaera parvula Ellin514, the proteins below share one genomic window:
- the miaA gene encoding tRNA (adenosine(37)-N6)-dimethylallyltransferase MiaA, whose translation MANSPGPILIAGPTAVGKSELALHLAERLNGEIISVDSMQVYRGLDIGTAKPSPEERQRVPHHLIDVVDLTAPFDAAQFIRLAQAAVTDIQGRGQIPIFCGGTGLYFKAYLEGLGEAPPADDALRAELEKTPLPELLKELAGLDPVTYDKIDCQNPRRVIRAVEVIRLTGKPFSAQRAAWAPPTTPHSQAPPFFALSRENQDLHSRINVRVDQMFQRGLVAEVKNLMSHGLAENKNAMQAIGYRQVVEHLRGEHSLPETIELVKIRTRQFAKRQMTWFRRQAQAKWISVTTTNTVKELAAQLQQSLPLS comes from the coding sequence ATGGCTAACTCTCCTGGCCCGATTCTGATTGCCGGGCCCACCGCAGTCGGCAAATCCGAACTCGCCCTCCATTTGGCTGAACGGCTTAATGGAGAAATCATCTCCGTCGATTCCATGCAGGTCTATCGCGGTCTGGACATCGGCACCGCCAAACCCTCGCCGGAAGAACGTCAACGCGTCCCCCACCATCTCATCGACGTGGTCGATTTAACGGCGCCTTTTGATGCCGCACAATTCATTCGACTGGCCCAGGCTGCCGTTACTGACATACAAGGCCGCGGCCAAATTCCCATTTTCTGTGGAGGTACAGGACTTTACTTCAAAGCTTATCTCGAAGGACTTGGCGAGGCGCCTCCTGCTGACGACGCTTTAAGAGCGGAGTTGGAGAAAACTCCGTTGCCGGAACTGCTAAAGGAATTGGCCGGCCTGGACCCGGTGACCTATGACAAAATTGACTGCCAAAACCCTCGCCGCGTGATCCGGGCCGTCGAAGTAATTCGCCTCACTGGAAAGCCATTCTCTGCCCAACGCGCCGCTTGGGCGCCTCCCACTACACCCCATTCCCAGGCGCCGCCTTTCTTTGCTTTGAGCCGGGAAAACCAGGACCTGCATTCGCGTATTAATGTGCGGGTGGATCAAATGTTCCAACGTGGCCTCGTGGCCGAGGTGAAAAACTTGATGAGCCACGGTTTGGCGGAAAACAAAAATGCCATGCAAGCCATCGGCTATCGCCAGGTGGTCGAACACCTGCGCGGCGAACATTCCCTGCCCGAAACCATTGAGCTCGTCAAAATCAGAACCCGCCAGTTCGCCAAAAGGCAAATGACATGGTTTAGGCGTCAGGCGCAGGCAAAGTGGATTTCTGTCACCACCACGAATACGGTTAAAGAGCTTGCTGCACAGCTCCAGCAAAGTCTGCCACTGTCGTGA
- the lgt gene encoding prolipoprotein diacylglyceryl transferase — MHSIAFKLGPLTVHWYGVLVALGFLSGLWTAARRGRRDGISAENIYDLGPWLILGSILGARTLYVISYWREEFANKPFTEIFMIQHGGLVFYGGLIGATIASFTYVRLKKLSVWKMADAVAPSIALGYVFGRIGCLMNGCCYGRECHLPWAITYPGDHATRGIPVHPTQIYDSLLNLGLYLALAWLYRRKKFDGQIFALYLIAYALLRSFVEYFRGDYPIHYLGGWATPAQLVSIAIITGGLALLFLLPRPQIKQS; from the coding sequence GTGCATAGCATCGCTTTCAAATTAGGCCCGCTCACGGTTCACTGGTACGGTGTTCTGGTTGCCCTGGGTTTTCTCTCCGGATTATGGACTGCCGCCCGCCGGGGCAGGCGCGACGGTATTTCCGCTGAGAATATTTATGACCTCGGTCCCTGGCTGATCCTTGGCTCCATTCTTGGTGCGCGCACCCTTTATGTCATCTCCTATTGGCGCGAGGAATTTGCCAACAAGCCCTTCACCGAAATCTTCATGATCCAGCATGGTGGCTTGGTTTTCTATGGCGGCCTGATCGGGGCGACGATTGCAAGCTTCACTTACGTACGACTCAAAAAGCTTTCGGTTTGGAAAATGGCTGATGCGGTCGCTCCCAGCATCGCGTTGGGCTATGTTTTTGGACGCATTGGTTGCCTGATGAACGGTTGCTGCTACGGACGTGAATGTCATCTACCCTGGGCAATAACCTATCCTGGTGACCATGCAACCAGAGGAATACCCGTTCATCCCACGCAGATTTATGATTCGCTCTTGAACCTCGGCCTCTATCTTGCCCTAGCCTGGCTTTATCGCCGCAAAAAGTTCGATGGCCAGATCTTCGCCCTCTATCTGATTGCTTACGCTCTGCTTCGATCCTTCGTGGAATATTTTCGGGGCGATTATCCGATTCATTACCTGGGCGGTTGGGCTACTCCCGCACAACTGGTCAGCATCGCCATCATCACTGGTGGACTCGCGCTGCTATTTTTGCTGCCACGCCCCCAAATCAAGCAGAGTTAA
- a CDS encoding DUF3106 domain-containing protein, which translates to MISPLRCTLWLMAGLGVGSLPGSLLLADSQSPPEAAKPASPAVLVPQPPPVTIKSPIDLFRQLLTMSTPEREKYLALRPLEIRKRLEEKLHEYQSMKPDERELRLRATQLRWYVLRLMQSPAVNRTAQISLIPDAADRQFVEYRIQLWDELSPAQQKDLLEYENAIHFTGNDSQLGTNSINGLPQAQRDVLLQKVKNWEALPQEQRNMMSAQFQQFFELTENEKQKALQTLPEPERRQMEKTLKSFALLPKDRREKCIHAFNKFASMSNEERQDFLKNAERWEKMTPSERESWRNLVSRLPAMPPLPPGLGTPPLPGIPSLPRTVRKATPPPLPLVSSDSR; encoded by the coding sequence ATGATCTCACCGCTTCGTTGTACTCTGTGGCTGATGGCAGGATTGGGTGTTGGCTCATTGCCCGGCTCCCTCCTGCTCGCTGATTCCCAGAGTCCACCGGAAGCTGCCAAACCTGCTTCACCCGCCGTTCTGGTGCCTCAACCTCCGCCCGTCACCATAAAATCTCCGATCGATCTTTTCCGGCAGCTTCTCACCATGAGTACTCCCGAGCGGGAAAAATACCTCGCCTTGCGGCCGCTGGAAATTCGCAAACGCCTTGAAGAAAAGCTTCACGAATATCAGTCGATGAAGCCGGACGAACGTGAATTGCGTCTCCGCGCCACCCAGTTGCGCTGGTATGTGCTGCGTCTCATGCAATCTCCAGCTGTCAATCGGACGGCCCAAATCTCATTGATCCCCGACGCTGCTGACCGGCAGTTCGTGGAATACCGCATCCAACTCTGGGACGAACTCTCTCCCGCTCAGCAGAAGGACCTTTTGGAATATGAGAACGCGATACATTTCACAGGTAACGACTCACAACTGGGGACCAACTCAATCAACGGCCTGCCCCAGGCTCAGCGTGACGTATTGCTGCAGAAAGTAAAAAACTGGGAAGCCCTGCCCCAGGAGCAACGGAACATGATGTCCGCCCAGTTCCAACAATTCTTCGAACTCACGGAGAATGAAAAGCAAAAGGCTCTCCAAACCTTGCCTGAGCCGGAACGCCGGCAAATGGAAAAAACGCTCAAATCCTTCGCTCTCCTGCCGAAGGATAGACGTGAAAAATGTATCCACGCCTTCAACAAGTTTGCCAGCATGTCTAATGAGGAGCGCCAGGACTTCTTAAAAAATGCGGAGCGCTGGGAAAAGATGACCCCTTCCGAGCGGGAATCGTGGCGAAATCTGGTCAGTCGTCTTCCCGCCATGCCCCCACTGCCGCCGGGCTTGGGCACACCTCCGTTACCAGGGATACCGTCGTTGCCCCGGACTGTGCGTAAAGCAACCCCTCCTCCGCTGCCGCTGGTTTCCTCTGATTCCCGGTAA